A region of Chloracidobacterium sp. DNA encodes the following proteins:
- a CDS encoding TonB-dependent receptor — protein MKKLFFTSAILMALMAGSVFAQNQRARISGTVTDSNGSVVSGAKVTLFEVSLGKRSAVVTDTSGGFVFKDLLDGEYRITVSYPNFADAAKTIKVSGGDASVQIQLAVSGVAAIVNVDAETARVELERVPGGTDLVARRQIQQTAGNNMKDVLNFTPGVLAQPRFGSDEMQISVRGSGLRNNYHLRGVNILVNGMPYGDADGFSDFESLEFLTANRVEVWKGANALRYGGNTAGGAINLVTETSETAFPLELRIQGGSFGSFKGYLSTGGERGRFGYFVGVSDSELDGYREHSAQGRRRLFGNFTFKYNETTDFFADVMFANFAEIYPGSLTYAEFQSDPQQANPENVSANWGRFANYYRGAVGMKKRYGRRHEFSFKVSAQYRDLIHPIFNFLDQDTRTYGGEFRYAYTGLKNRFVIGFAPQSTWTAGRRFDNNFGVQGEQAAHFDSLATNYGIYFENQYDITSNFTLVTGGRVDFSKRRLTDLFLSDGNQSDKRTYNSFTPKVGFVFRAKENAQIFANVSRSYEPPLLLELTSFGFVSGFLPLEAQDTWQVEVGTRGSILSKRLNYEVAFYNSAISNEVLNQNLQPFPNAPFTIPSFRSVPKTRHSGFELSTDAVLANDLFTENARLSWRTAYTFANFKFTEDAAFTDNFIPGQPKHLVRSELRYIHPKGFWIAPGIDWSPASYFVNSSNTAKNDSYADLNLRVGFDRKSFGVFLDANNLFDRNYAGSVQVDDGAGRYYEPSNGRGATVGFVYRLGRR, from the coding sequence ATGAAAAAATTATTCTTTACTAGTGCAATATTGATGGCCTTAATGGCGGGGTCAGTCTTCGCGCAAAATCAAAGAGCGCGAATTTCAGGTACCGTAACAGATTCAAACGGATCAGTGGTAAGCGGTGCGAAAGTCACATTGTTTGAGGTGTCACTTGGTAAACGAAGTGCAGTCGTTACTGACACTTCTGGCGGTTTTGTTTTCAAGGATTTGCTTGACGGTGAATATCGAATAACCGTTTCCTATCCCAATTTTGCGGACGCTGCGAAGACTATCAAAGTCTCCGGCGGCGATGCTTCCGTTCAGATACAGCTTGCCGTCAGTGGGGTTGCTGCGATTGTCAATGTTGATGCGGAAACTGCTCGAGTAGAACTCGAGCGTGTTCCCGGCGGGACCGATCTTGTCGCGCGCCGCCAGATACAGCAGACTGCGGGCAATAATATGAAGGACGTGCTCAATTTTACACCGGGCGTGCTTGCCCAGCCGCGATTTGGTTCTGACGAAATGCAGATATCGGTTCGAGGTTCGGGCCTGAGAAACAATTATCATTTGCGCGGTGTCAATATTCTGGTCAATGGCATGCCCTATGGCGATGCGGACGGGTTTTCTGATTTTGAATCGCTGGAGTTCCTGACCGCAAATCGCGTTGAAGTCTGGAAAGGGGCGAACGCTTTGCGCTATGGCGGAAATACTGCGGGTGGTGCAATAAATCTTGTGACTGAAACCAGTGAGACAGCCTTTCCGCTTGAATTGCGTATTCAGGGCGGTTCGTTCGGTTCGTTCAAGGGATATCTTTCGACGGGCGGTGAGCGTGGGCGATTTGGATATTTTGTTGGGGTCTCAGATTCGGAACTTGATGGGTACCGTGAACACAGCGCTCAAGGCAGACGCAGGTTGTTTGGCAATTTTACTTTCAAATATAACGAGACTACCGATTTTTTTGCCGACGTAATGTTTGCCAATTTTGCCGAAATTTATCCGGGTTCATTGACATACGCAGAATTCCAATCTGATCCGCAACAAGCCAATCCCGAAAATGTTTCCGCTAACTGGGGCAGATTTGCCAACTATTATCGCGGCGCGGTTGGAATGAAAAAACGGTATGGAAGGCGTCATGAATTTTCGTTCAAAGTGTCGGCTCAATACCGTGATCTGATCCATCCGATCTTTAATTTCTTGGATCAAGATACGCGTACATACGGCGGGGAATTTCGTTACGCCTATACAGGTTTAAAGAATCGGTTTGTTATTGGATTTGCTCCGCAATCCACGTGGACCGCCGGACGACGTTTTGATAATAATTTTGGCGTACAGGGAGAGCAGGCAGCACATTTCGATTCACTTGCGACCAATTACGGCATTTATTTTGAAAATCAATACGACATCACGTCAAATTTCACACTCGTTACAGGAGGACGCGTCGACTTTTCAAAGCGAAGATTAACTGACCTCTTCTTGTCCGACGGCAACCAATCCGATAAACGAACCTATAATTCCTTTACCCCAAAGGTCGGATTTGTTTTTCGAGCGAAGGAAAACGCGCAAATTTTTGCCAATGTGAGCCGTTCGTATGAACCGCCGCTACTGCTTGAACTGACAAGCTTTGGTTTTGTTTCGGGTTTTCTGCCTTTAGAGGCTCAAGACACATGGCAAGTGGAGGTCGGTACACGCGGCAGCATTTTGAGTAAGCGACTCAATTACGAAGTTGCCTTCTACAACTCGGCGATCTCAAATGAGGTTCTGAATCAAAATTTGCAGCCGTTTCCAAATGCACCGTTCACAATCCCGAGCTTTCGCAGCGTTCCGAAAACGCGGCATTCGGGATTTGAACTTTCGACAGATGCGGTTTTGGCGAACGACCTCTTTACTGAAAACGCGAGATTAAGCTGGCGCACGGCTTACACTTTCGCAAACTTCAAATTTACCGAGGATGCGGCTTTTACCGATAATTTTATTCCGGGCCAACCAAAACATTTGGTCAGGAGTGAGCTGCGTTATATTCATCCAAAAGGCTTCTGGATCGCACCCGGCATAGACTGGTCACCTGCGTCGTACTTTGTGAACAGCAGCAATACGGCTAAGAACGATTCCTACGCTGATCTCAATCTGCGTGTCGGATTTGACCGGAAGAGTTTTGGGGTCTTTCTCGATGCCAACAATCTCTTCGACCGCAATTACGCGGGTTCTGTGCAAGTAGATGATGGTGCAGGAAGATACTACGAGCCTTCTAACGGACGCGGTGCCACA
- a CDS encoding nuclear transport factor 2 family protein, whose product MKRLIFGTAIIFIFAFSAFGQKAAAGKADPSKGVREAFDRLVDGIKTVDLDKVMGVYEKSPKLLIFNNNGTATQGWDEVKSVNEKIYAKLSNVTLDVTGLRVEMLGTKAAYVSCKWKQTQDNNGKLEDSSGRMTLVFKLVGKDWKITHRHTSPDASRLVFPSERETKPESAGGGQIDIK is encoded by the coding sequence ATGAAAAGACTTATTTTTGGAACAGCAATTATATTTATCTTCGCGTTTTCGGCGTTTGGCCAAAAGGCTGCGGCTGGCAAAGCTGACCCGTCTAAAGGCGTCCGCGAGGCATTCGACCGCCTTGTCGATGGCATCAAAACAGTCGATCTCGATAAGGTTATGGGCGTCTATGAAAAGAGCCCTAAGCTCCTTATCTTTAACAATAACGGAACCGCTACACAAGGCTGGGACGAGGTCAAAAGCGTCAACGAAAAGATCTACGCCAAACTCTCAAACGTCACTCTCGACGTCACAGGTTTGCGTGTAGAGATGCTCGGTACAAAAGCAGCTTACGTATCCTGCAAATGGAAGCAGACGCAAGACAACAACGGCAAACTAGAAGATTCGTCCGGCCGTATGACGCTGGTCTTCAAACTCGTCGGCAAAGACTGGAAGATCACCCACCGCCACACATCTCCCGATGCATCGAGACTCGTCTTCCCATCCGAACGCGAGACCAAACCTGAGTCCGCAGGCGGCGGTCAGATCGATATCAAATAG
- a CDS encoding insulinase family protein, whose protein sequence is MFKTTISKPTATIILILSFACFSFAQTATTDISSAAAQVTEFEVNGLKVLVKRRPSSPTIAASLFIRGGARNIDEKNAGIEDLMLKTAIEAGKKYPRQAVRREISRTGSGIAASAGPDFSIVSMGATRPNFDRVWNVFADVMLNPAFAVDDIERNRNVSLSALREKNVSPESALESEIERVVYAGHPYANDTAGTPSTINSFKAADLIAYHKKMMETSRLLLVFVGDLDANELKTRIAASFGKLPRGNYKERPFPPLVFAKPTLDIVSRSIPTNYVEGVFNAPSMKDDDYYPMQVAVNILFQLVTQEVRNKRQLSYAPAAEINNLAANTANISVSSTDANESVRIMLEQITTLRTQRLTEDIVSEVAGNFLTTYYLGQETSAAQVGELGRYELVGGGWRRSFEFLDRIRKVKSAEVQTVADKYMRNLRFVVVGNPSQINRSIFLPN, encoded by the coding sequence GTGTTTAAAACTACCATCTCTAAACCAACGGCTACGATTATTTTGATTCTGTCGTTCGCCTGTTTCAGTTTTGCCCAAACCGCAACAACAGACATCTCTTCGGCGGCGGCGCAGGTAACAGAATTTGAGGTCAACGGCCTCAAGGTACTTGTAAAACGCCGACCTTCGTCACCGACGATCGCTGCCTCGCTTTTTATTCGCGGCGGAGCTCGAAACATCGACGAAAAAAATGCCGGTATTGAAGATCTGATGCTAAAGACCGCTATCGAAGCCGGAAAAAAATATCCTCGTCAGGCGGTCCGTCGCGAGATATCTCGCACAGGCAGCGGCATCGCAGCCTCGGCCGGCCCGGATTTCAGCATCGTATCGATGGGAGCAACGCGTCCTAATTTTGACCGTGTGTGGAATGTCTTTGCGGACGTAATGTTAAATCCCGCATTTGCCGTTGACGACATCGAGCGCAACCGCAACGTTTCGCTCAGCGCCCTCCGCGAAAAAAATGTCAGCCCGGAATCGGCTCTCGAATCGGAGATCGAACGTGTTGTCTATGCAGGGCATCCGTATGCCAATGATACGGCCGGCACACCTTCGACGATCAATAGTTTTAAGGCTGCCGACCTGATCGCTTATCACAAGAAAATGATGGAAACATCGCGGCTGCTGCTCGTTTTTGTCGGCGACCTCGATGCAAACGAACTAAAAACGCGAATCGCCGCATCATTCGGAAAACTACCGCGCGGCAATTACAAAGAGCGGCCTTTTCCGCCGCTCGTCTTTGCTAAACCGACGCTCGACATTGTCAGCCGCAGCATTCCAACCAATTATGTCGAAGGCGTTTTTAACGCTCCGTCGATGAAAGATGACGATTATTATCCAATGCAGGTCGCGGTCAACATTCTCTTTCAACTGGTCACGCAGGAAGTGCGCAACAAGCGGCAGCTTTCCTACGCGCCCGCGGCGGAGATTAATAATTTGGCGGCAAACACGGCAAACATATCTGTCTCGTCAACAGATGCAAATGAAAGCGTCCGTATTATGCTAGAGCAAATAACAACGCTGAGGACACAGAGGTTAACCGAGGACATTGTATCCGAAGTCGCAGGCAATTTTCTCACGACTTACTATCTGGGTCAGGAAACAAGCGCCGCTCAGGTCGGCGAACTTGGAAGATATGAACTTGTTGGCGGCGGATGGCGGCGTTCATTCGAATTCCTCGACCGCATTCGCAAGGTCAAGTCCGCCGAGGTACAGACCGTCGCCGACAAGTATATGCGAAATCTCCGCTTCGTCGTCGTCGGCAACCCGTCGCAGATCAACCGCTCGATATTCCTCCCAAACTAA
- a CDS encoding peptide MFS transporter — MSANAQTMTGGVADKHPKGLAVLFATEMWERFSFYSMLALFTLYLRDPKEGFGWTAAEATWLYSTYLMFVYLSPLVGGFIADRFTGYRKAVMIGGFFFMAGHATLSIPAIWAVYLALTFLVIGNGFFKPNVSTMVGNLYPEGSPLKDRAYNIFYMGINVGAALAPIIMEVVKAYFGFHAAFAVAAFGMVLSVFVLWYWKEHVKSADNKHSMSASEQADAAAIAVDAPPHEVSDQGERSVSQKATDLMNTVSEGKRIMALIVIFLIVIVFWMVFHQNGSTITYFADDNTDWNVSGTISNSINAIWILILTFPLVWFWGFLSRRGKEPSTPTKMAFGMTLTGLSFLVLGYGAYIGEQSTRTPAQIASGEFRINERVAKNLVGQGIPQATIDTLMKAKAIDGESTIVQECPAGKTCKPVINGVKMSAMSDKAIEDLNKENLEKGKTALTPAEMTAYKSGQARLIYEVNRVAPGAGDAHKDKILQTSHLFRVSAFWLIFAYMIVTLGELMLSPMGLSLVSKVAPISKRGLLMGGWFVATAIGNKLTQIGVFWDIWLQSSFFIVLACMALVMAVVLFAILKPLKKAMPGV, encoded by the coding sequence ATGAGCGCAAACGCACAAACGATGACCGGTGGTGTTGCCGACAAACACCCAAAGGGCCTTGCCGTACTTTTCGCAACCGAGATGTGGGAACGATTTTCGTTCTACTCGATGCTCGCACTTTTCACGCTGTATTTGCGTGACCCGAAAGAGGGTTTTGGCTGGACGGCGGCTGAGGCGACGTGGCTGTATTCGACATATCTGATGTTCGTTTACCTCAGCCCGCTGGTCGGCGGATTTATTGCTGACAGGTTTACCGGCTATCGCAAAGCGGTGATGATCGGCGGTTTCTTTTTCATGGCCGGACATGCAACGCTGTCGATCCCGGCGATCTGGGCGGTGTATCTTGCTCTGACATTCCTTGTTATCGGTAACGGTTTCTTTAAGCCGAACGTCTCCACGATGGTCGGCAACCTTTATCCCGAAGGCAGCCCGCTCAAAGACCGTGCGTACAACATTTTCTACATGGGCATCAACGTCGGTGCGGCACTTGCACCGATCATTATGGAGGTCGTCAAGGCTTACTTCGGTTTCCACGCCGCGTTCGCGGTCGCTGCTTTCGGAATGGTGCTGTCGGTTTTCGTGCTCTGGTATTGGAAAGAGCACGTTAAATCTGCCGACAACAAACATTCGATGTCAGCTTCGGAACAAGCCGATGCGGCCGCAATCGCCGTTGACGCTCCGCCGCATGAGGTGAGCGATCAGGGTGAACGAAGCGTGTCCCAAAAAGCGACCGACTTAATGAATACGGTCTCCGAAGGAAAACGCATCATGGCGCTGATCGTGATCTTTTTGATCGTGATCGTTTTCTGGATGGTGTTTCATCAAAATGGTTCGACCATCACCTATTTTGCCGATGACAATACTGACTGGAATGTGTCGGGAACGATTTCTAATTCGATCAACGCTATCTGGATCCTGATCCTGACATTTCCACTCGTATGGTTTTGGGGATTCTTGTCCCGCCGCGGCAAAGAGCCGTCGACGCCGACCAAGATGGCTTTCGGAATGACGCTCACGGGACTGTCGTTCCTCGTTTTGGGATATGGCGCTTACATCGGTGAGCAATCAACCCGCACACCCGCACAGATCGCGTCCGGTGAGTTTCGCATCAACGAACGCGTTGCGAAGAATCTTGTTGGTCAAGGTATCCCGCAGGCAACAATCGATACGCTGATGAAAGCTAAAGCGATCGATGGTGAATCAACAATCGTTCAAGAATGTCCTGCTGGTAAGACCTGTAAGCCTGTCATTAACGGCGTTAAGATGTCCGCTATGTCCGACAAGGCAATCGAAGACTTGAATAAGGAGAATTTGGAGAAAGGAAAAACTGCTTTGACGCCCGCCGAGATGACAGCATATAAGAGCGGACAGGCAAGGCTCATATATGAAGTAAACCGAGTTGCACCCGGGGCGGGTGATGCTCATAAAGATAAGATCCTCCAAACGTCACACCTGTTCCGCGTGTCGGCATTCTGGCTGATATTCGCCTATATGATTGTAACGCTTGGCGAACTTATGCTTTCGCCGATGGGCTTGTCGCTCGTTTCAAAGGTTGCACCTATAAGTAAACGCGGCCTGCTAATGGGCGGCTGGTTTGTTGCAACTGCGATAGGAAATAAGCTAACGCAGATCGGCGTCTTCTGGGACATCTGGCTTCAATCGTCGTTCTTCATCGTCCTCGCCTGCATGGCACTCGTTATGGCGGTTGTGTTGTTCGCGATCCTGAAACCACTGAAGAAAGCAATGCCAGGGGTTTGA
- a CDS encoding insulinase family protein, producing the protein MLQFQKSLVASKRSPFVKKHFLVLFLIISFLPSAGLAQKATRKPGKTAIAAAPASAKPATPQVPYEIPIVTKTLANGLEVIVLADSSVPLVTVELDVRNGSFTEPPEFNGLSHLFEHMFFKPNLAVRLSQCEEVPATNRFSPNYIAACSGALKLKPQIGDISYLKDSGQLGFYNGSTREEVVNYFYHVTSPYLAAAIRQINDSVRFPTFDETDFTNEKQVVIGELDRHEANPYQYLDLEMKEKLFYKYPTRKMPAGTRETVTAATTEQMRLIQSRYYVPNNAALIVTGDVKPDEVFRLAEQIMGSWERRKVDPFKEFPLVEHPPLTKSEAVIIEKPVEQQEQGDNVFISIGWHGPSIGKDDVGTYAADVFSYIITQPDSRFQRNLVDSGLASGISFGYYTQRNIGPIQLILVTTPDKAKAALKAAYAEIDAFTTPTYFTDEELDSAKTILESNDLFDREKLTDYAHTLGFWWSSTGIDYFRGYHKNLRATSRQQINDYLRTYVQNKPHVAIAMLSPASKATANLTEQDLIGGK; encoded by the coding sequence ATGTTACAATTTCAAAAGAGCCTCGTCGCTTCAAAAAGGAGCCCTTTCGTGAAAAAACATTTTCTCGTCCTGTTTCTGATAATATCATTTCTGCCATCCGCAGGCCTTGCTCAAAAGGCGACGCGAAAGCCGGGCAAAACTGCGATCGCAGCCGCTCCCGCATCGGCTAAACCCGCAACTCCGCAAGTTCCTTACGAGATACCGATCGTCACAAAAACGCTGGCGAACGGCCTTGAGGTGATCGTTCTTGCGGATTCGAGCGTGCCGCTTGTGACGGTTGAGCTGGATGTGCGAAACGGTTCGTTTACCGAACCACCCGAGTTCAACGGCCTGTCGCATCTTTTCGAACATATGTTCTTTAAGCCGAACCTCGCTGTGCGGCTGTCGCAATGCGAGGAGGTTCCGGCGACAAACCGGTTTTCTCCAAACTACATCGCTGCTTGCTCAGGGGCCTTAAAACTAAAGCCGCAGATCGGCGACATTTCCTATCTCAAAGACAGCGGCCAGCTTGGTTTTTACAACGGCTCAACACGCGAAGAGGTCGTTAACTATTTCTACCACGTCACGAGTCCGTATCTCGCGGCAGCCATCCGACAGATCAATGATTCTGTACGCTTTCCAACTTTTGACGAAACCGATTTCACTAACGAAAAGCAAGTCGTCATCGGAGAGCTTGATCGTCACGAGGCAAATCCTTATCAGTACCTTGACCTCGAGATGAAGGAAAAGCTGTTTTACAAGTATCCGACTCGAAAGATGCCCGCCGGTACACGCGAAACAGTTACTGCGGCCACAACGGAGCAAATGCGTCTTATCCAATCGCGTTATTATGTTCCAAACAACGCTGCTCTCATCGTTACCGGCGACGTTAAGCCCGATGAAGTTTTCCGTCTCGCCGAACAGATCATGGGCAGTTGGGAACGTCGAAAGGTCGATCCCTTTAAAGAATTTCCGCTCGTAGAACATCCGCCGTTAACAAAAAGCGAAGCCGTCATCATCGAGAAACCAGTCGAGCAGCAGGAGCAAGGCGATAACGTATTTATCTCGATCGGTTGGCATGGCCCATCTATCGGTAAGGATGATGTTGGCACCTACGCCGCCGACGTTTTCTCTTACATAATCACGCAGCCCGATTCGCGCTTCCAGCGCAATCTGGTCGACTCAGGCCTCGCATCAGGTATCAGTTTTGGATATTACACACAGCGAAATATCGGCCCGATCCAGCTCATTTTAGTGACAACGCCGGACAAGGCAAAAGCCGCGCTAAAAGCCGCCTACGCCGAGATAGACGCATTTACGACGCCAACATATTTCACCGATGAAGAACTGGATAGCGCAAAAACCATTCTCGAATCAAACGATCTTTTCGACCGCGAAAAACTGACCGATTATGCTCACACGCTCGGCTTCTGGTGGTCGTCCACAGGCATTGATTATTTTCGCGGCTATCACAAAAATCTGCGGGCAACTTCTCGTCAGCAGATCAATGATTATTTGCGAACCTACGTTCAAAACAAACCGCACGTCGCGATCGCAATGCTCTCGCCTGCATCCAAAGCTACGGCAAATCTGACAGAACAAGATCTCATCGGAGGAAAATAG
- a CDS encoding FecR domain-containing protein: MRVVSKLIGPFLFTLTFLTLSRIFVFGAPAAPAQFLNLPDEESSYSIDNDAEPDVTARVARISYIKGEAQIRRADGGDWEKVTLNLPVVEGDEITTSGDARLEIQFDNNQHLRLAENAYLKIVNLKDEGIALSLSLGTMSLRVTRFDKDKSTFEIDAPKTTIAVQKAGVYRIDAGQQNDAEIRVSVTQNGEARVYSDEAGFTLKNDRSARIFVDGPNAGEWEAADFARYTDEFDSWSLERDATIAERLKDAFYDKYYDNDIYGADDLNGYGDWVHTASYGYVWRPYRNSLSHYADWSPYRYGHWRWIPPFGWTWVNDEPWGWATYHHGRWFHDAGHWYWSPYGYYRHSRSWWRPALVFVTVYNNNVCWYPLGYHYSYYNYNYNYNCHGRRCNNGGHNSSGHHQPTYPTGPTGGVKPPKQTLPPKIPANAVIAMAMDDFGTTVKPVKSAPFEMANTILTKNAGEVASPVLPTYSAVTKKISREIATDRPKTDIVASQTKVGAAPRKTNAPLDKELRNTRVLGGRESVKTANDSGGVKSSNNGASDPRKTGAVTRQPPVRQSETTPPPIRQAPVSSPPTRTDTPVRQQPTRTDTPVRQPPVRQETPRSEPAPTRQTPRSEPSPTRQPPVKSEPKQDSKPSPSRATDSGSRKAKEG; the protein is encoded by the coding sequence ATGCGAGTCGTAAGTAAGTTGATCGGACCATTTTTGTTTACGCTGACGTTTTTGACGCTCAGCCGCATTTTTGTTTTTGGGGCGCCTGCGGCGCCTGCACAGTTTTTGAATTTGCCGGATGAAGAGAGCAGCTACTCAATCGATAACGATGCGGAGCCCGATGTGACAGCGCGTGTTGCGCGTATCAGCTATATCAAGGGTGAAGCTCAGATACGACGAGCGGACGGCGGGGATTGGGAAAAAGTGACATTGAATCTCCCGGTCGTTGAGGGTGACGAGATCACTACTTCTGGCGACGCACGGCTTGAGATCCAGTTTGATAACAACCAGCATCTGCGTCTTGCGGAAAATGCATACCTCAAAATTGTAAATCTCAAGGACGAAGGAATCGCGTTGAGCCTTTCATTGGGTACGATGAGTTTACGCGTCACGAGATTTGATAAGGACAAATCGACTTTTGAAATAGATGCGCCAAAGACGACGATCGCTGTGCAGAAGGCTGGCGTTTACCGCATCGATGCCGGGCAGCAGAACGACGCGGAGATTCGTGTGAGCGTTACGCAGAACGGCGAAGCTCGGGTTTACTCTGACGAAGCCGGGTTTACGTTAAAGAATGATCGCAGCGCCCGTATCTTTGTTGACGGCCCGAACGCAGGCGAATGGGAAGCAGCCGATTTTGCGCGATATACGGATGAGTTCGATTCGTGGTCGCTAGAACGTGACGCGACTATTGCGGAGCGTCTAAAAGACGCATTTTACGACAAATATTACGATAACGATATTTACGGAGCCGACGATCTTAACGGTTACGGCGATTGGGTACACACGGCGAGTTATGGCTATGTCTGGCGGCCCTATCGAAACTCGCTCAGCCATTACGCCGACTGGTCACCTTATCGATACGGGCATTGGCGATGGATACCGCCATTCGGCTGGACTTGGGTCAACGATGAGCCTTGGGGCTGGGCGACTTATCATCACGGGCGATGGTTTCATGACGCGGGGCACTGGTATTGGTCGCCTTATGGATACTATCGGCACTCGCGCAGTTGGTGGCGGCCGGCTTTAGTTTTTGTGACCGTTTATAACAACAATGTGTGCTGGTATCCGCTTGGGTATCATTACAGCTATTACAACTATAATTACAACTACAATTGCCATGGCCGCCGTTGTAATAACGGTGGGCATAACAGCAGCGGACATCATCAGCCGACGTATCCGACCGGCCCTACCGGTGGAGTAAAACCGCCTAAACAGACGCTGCCTCCCAAGATTCCGGCAAATGCTGTGATCGCAATGGCGATGGATGATTTTGGAACGACGGTCAAGCCCGTAAAGAGCGCTCCGTTCGAAATGGCAAACACGATTCTCACAAAGAATGCGGGTGAAGTTGCCAGCCCTGTTCTTCCGACGTACTCCGCGGTGACGAAAAAGATCTCGCGCGAGATCGCAACCGACAGGCCAAAGACTGATATCGTTGCCTCACAAACAAAGGTTGGCGCCGCTCCGCGAAAAACGAATGCACCTTTGGATAAAGAGTTGCGCAATACACGTGTTCTGGGCGGACGCGAATCGGTAAAAACTGCAAACGATTCAGGTGGAGTAAAATCGTCAAACAACGGAGCGTCTGACCCGAGAAAAACGGGAGCAGTGACGCGACAACCTCCGGTTAGACAAAGTGAAACCACACCGCCGCCCATCAGACAGGCTCCGGTTTCGTCACCGCCGACGAGAACAGACACGCCGGTTAGACAACAGCCAACGCGGACGGATACCCCTGTTCGACAGCCACCGGTCAGACAGGAAACTCCACGATCCGAACCTGCTCCGACGAGGCAAACGCCGCGTTCGGAACCATCTCCAACGAGGCAGCCGCCGGTAAAGAGTGAACCGAAGCAGGATAGCAAGCCTTCACCGTCAAGGGCAACCGACAGCGGAAGCAGAAAGGCGAAGGAAGGTTGA